A part of Fundulus heteroclitus isolate FHET01 chromosome 23, MU-UCD_Fhet_4.1, whole genome shotgun sequence genomic DNA contains:
- the LOC118557367 gene encoding protocadherin alpha-4-like, which yields MEESSVMQGAQGVLVQNWPTASSAADGEGGEVSPPMGAGVDSNSWHFRYGPGGPGAPPQHLKPGEVPPEAFIIPGSPAIISIRQNQGGEDDKSDFITFGKKEEAKKKKKKKKEKEKKDKKDKGKDDGDE from the exons ATGGAAGAGTCTTCAGTCATGCAGGGAGCCCAGGGAGTCCTGGTACAGAACTGGCCCACTGCATCGAGCGCTGCTG aTGGTGAAGGAGGAGAGGTTTCGCCACCTATGGGTGCCGGCGTTGACAGCAACAGCTGGCACTTTCGCTACGGCCCGGGTGGTCCCGGAGCTCCCCCACAGCACCTGAAGCCTGGAGAGGTTCCTCCAGAAGCGTTTATCATTCCTGGCTCCCCGGCCATAATTTCCATCAGACAGAACCAGGGAGGGGAGGACGACAAGAGCGACTTCATCACCTTCGGAAAGAAAGAGGAggccaagaagaagaagaagaagaagaaggaaaaggagaagaaagacAAGAAGGATAAAGGGAAGGATGACGGCGATGAGTAA